A window of the Salvelinus sp. IW2-2015 linkage group LG3, ASM291031v2, whole genome shotgun sequence genome harbors these coding sequences:
- the LOC111981993 gene encoding amphoterin-induced protein 2 encodes MCPVVPQPLCVSIDGHLHGFRVTLAFLLSMCLSRMTFTAACPPPCMCASDIISCSGRNLSTVPPDLPGYVTRLDLSHNVLSALLLDWSDRRLDRLTVLVLSRNAIIHLAPDAFAPTPHLRHLDLSSNGLSRLNASAFHGLGELEVLLLFGNRISQTMAGAFQGLSSLERLYLGGNRLTAFPLELYQRNVALPHLRFLDLSMNMVRQVPVQSLLSLATWQQGGIYLQGNPLVCDCALRAMLEYWERRQYRPLLDFREEYPCSLGQEEWLNCSGSPQGVFHGTVEVSYQAEPGDWLMVPCPGVSLPFQEGVVVFWVTPGDGSPALGVTDDQSSRLTVLTNGTLEIRGALCGDSGTYSCVAVRGRHRRSNETLEVTVSVGNPSGPGKSGEERSSGGEHFNTAFTTLASCVVSIVLVLLYLYLTPCRCHGGKAGGVGGCGGRAMLLCAVPREVELADRRVTGGKRVAFLETEDEHPHKCSAKHPVMDAAATEGILKNGSRALEQVLEEHVA; translated from the coding sequence ATGTGTCCCGTTGTGCCACAACCGCTGTGTGTGTCCATTGACGGGCACTTACATGGCTTTAGGGTTACCTTGGCATTCCTCCTGTCCATGTGTCTGTCCCGTATGACGTTCACGGCCGCCTGCCCACCACCCTGCATGTGTGCTAGCGACATCATCTCCTGCAGTGGTCGCAATCTGTCAACCGTTCCCCCTGACCTCCCTGGCTATGTCACCCGATTGGACCTCAGCCACAatgtcctctctgctctgctcttggATTGGTCAGACCGGCGTTTGGACAGGCTGACCGTACTGGTCCTCAGCCGAAACGCCATTATCCATCTGGCACCGGACGCCTTTGCCCCCACCCCTCACCTTCGCCACCTGGACCTCTCGTCCAATGGGCTGTCTCGGCTCAATGCATCTGCCTTCCATGGGCTCGGGGAACTGGAAGTGCTGCTTCTGTTTGGAAACCGCATCAGTCAGACCATGGCGGGAGCCTTCCAGGGGCTGAGCAGCCTGGAAAGGCTGTATCTGGGCGGGAACAGACTGACTGCCTTCCCCCTGGAGCTCTACCAGCGAAATGTGGCTCTGCCACACCTGCGTTTCCTGGATCTGTCGATGAACATGGTGAGGCAGGTGCCCGTGCAGAGCCTACTRTCTCTGGCCACCTGGCAGCAGGGTGGCATCTACTTGCAGGGGAACCCGTTGGTGTGCGACTGTGCCCTGCGCGCCATGCTTGAGTACTGGGAGAGGAGGCAGTACCGTCCCCTACTAGACTTCAGGGAGGAGTATCCATGCAGTCTGGGTCAGGAGGAGTGGCTGAATTGTTCTGGCAGCCCTCAGGGTGTGTTCCATGGAACTGTAGAAGTGTCTTACCAGGCAGAGCCAGGCGATTGGCTTATGGTGCCGTGCCCTGGCGTTTCTCTCCCCTTCCAGGAAGGGGTGGTGGTGTTCTGGGTGACCCCAGGCGATGGATCCCCGGCACTGGGCGTAACAGACGATCAGAGCAGCCGCCTCACGGTCCTCACCAACGGTACGCTGGAGATCCGAGGGGCTCTCTGTGGGGATTCAGGGACTTACTCATGCGTGGCAGTCCGCGGTCGACACCGGCGCTCCAACGAGACTTTGGAGGTCACCGTCTCCGTAGGTAACCCCAGCGGACCGGGCAAGAGCGGGGAGGAACGTAGCAGCGGCGGGGAGCATTTTAACACGGCCTTTACCACGCTGGCGTCCTGTGTGGTCAGCATCGTCCTGGTGCTCCTCTACCTGTACCTCACTCCCTGCCGTTGCCATGGTGGAAAGGCCGGGGGAGTTGGTGGGTGCGGCGGGCGAGCCATGCTCCTCTGTGCAGTCCCCAGAGAGGTGGAGCTCGCAGACAGAAGGGTCACCGGTGGAAAGAGGGTGGCCTTCCTCGAAACGGAGGACGAGCACCCCCACAAATGCAGTGCCAAGCACCCAGTAATGGACGCTGCAGCCACAGAGGGCATTTTGAAGAATGGAAGCAGGGCCTTGGAGCAGGTCCTCGAAGAACACGTTGCGTAG